The following are from one region of the Bacteroidia bacterium genome:
- the lon gene encoding endopeptidase La, protein MHIPSDIWLDSQEDNNNFSFPPTAESPEKLDKENLPKSLPVLPLRNMVLFPGLFMPITVSRERSIQLVKKVYDTKDHLMCVVTQKDSDEEHPGFDDVYKVGTVARILKLIRMPEGSVTIIIQGTTRVKIESFLEETPYFIAEISLFPDTEAVHDKSKAMFRTIKQLANDVIDLSPNIPKEAHLAINNIRYLNFLIHFVASNLPVDVSIKQELLEIEDIMRKGAAVISHLQQEIQLLQLSEEINSRVRNDLEKQQRDYYLRQQIRVIQDELGDESEIGDIERLKKRAASKKWSLEAQAAFERHIGKLARMNPGMPEYTVSTNIIEWMLDLPWQQYTKDRIDLEKAQKILDKDHFGLEQVKKRILEHLAVMKLKGDDSRASILCLYGPPGVGKTSLGKSIAKSLNRKFVRMSLGGVRDEAEIRGHRSTYIGAMPGRILQGLKKAKSGNPVFLLDEIDKVGNDFRGDPASALLEVLDPEQNNSFNDHFLEVDYDLSKVMFICTANSLETIHPALRDRMEIIEINGYSLEEKVEIAKKHLIPSIRAEHGLKEKQARIDIKAIRWLIEHYTRESGVRMLKQQISGIFRGIATRIVKDETAEIRVTESMVETFLGIPKFDKEHSEELILPGVSVGLAWTPTGGDILFIESTLIKGNGKLNITGQLGDVMKESATIALTFLKANADLLKISNKVFDHWDLHLHVPAGAIPKDGPSAGIAMLSAFASLFTQRLVRSNLAMSGEITLRGKVLPVGGIKEKLLAAVRANIREVILCHENRKDVSEINPEYLQGLNVHYVNTMLEVFDLALEKSEVKQPRILLPNEISPEMLTNPAARA, encoded by the coding sequence GCGTAATATGGTACTTTTTCCGGGTCTATTCATGCCCATTACCGTAAGTAGGGAACGGTCTATCCAGCTTGTTAAAAAAGTCTATGACACCAAAGACCACCTGATGTGTGTAGTAACCCAAAAAGATAGCGATGAAGAACATCCCGGTTTTGATGATGTTTACAAAGTTGGAACCGTAGCCCGTATCTTGAAATTGATACGGATGCCCGAAGGAAGTGTTACCATCATTATACAAGGCACTACACGTGTTAAAATTGAATCCTTTTTGGAAGAAACCCCTTATTTTATCGCAGAGATAAGCCTTTTTCCGGATACCGAAGCGGTTCATGATAAGTCTAAGGCTATGTTTCGCACCATTAAGCAATTAGCAAACGATGTAATAGACCTTTCTCCCAACATTCCCAAAGAAGCTCATTTAGCTATTAATAACATTCGCTATCTAAATTTCTTAATTCACTTTGTAGCCTCTAACCTTCCCGTTGATGTTAGTATAAAACAGGAACTCCTTGAAATAGAAGATATTATGCGAAAAGGGGCGGCTGTTATTTCACATTTACAGCAAGAGATACAGCTACTTCAGCTAAGTGAAGAAATCAACTCTCGGGTTCGTAATGACTTAGAAAAGCAGCAACGAGATTATTATTTGCGTCAGCAAATACGAGTAATTCAGGATGAATTAGGAGATGAAAGCGAAATCGGTGATATTGAACGACTTAAAAAGCGTGCTGCTTCCAAAAAATGGTCATTAGAAGCCCAAGCAGCCTTTGAACGCCATATCGGTAAATTAGCCAGAATGAACCCCGGAATGCCGGAATATACTGTCTCTACCAATATTATTGAGTGGATGCTCGATTTGCCTTGGCAGCAATATACCAAAGACCGCATTGACCTTGAGAAAGCACAAAAAATATTAGATAAAGACCATTTTGGTTTAGAACAAGTAAAAAAACGTATTTTAGAGCATTTAGCCGTTATGAAACTGAAAGGGGACGACAGCAGAGCTTCTATTTTATGTTTATACGGACCTCCGGGGGTTGGAAAAACATCCTTAGGAAAGTCAATCGCAAAATCACTTAACCGGAAATTTGTGCGTATGTCGTTAGGAGGCGTTCGAGATGAAGCCGAAATTCGTGGCCATAGAAGCACCTACATAGGCGCAATGCCCGGCAGAATCCTACAAGGACTCAAAAAAGCAAAATCCGGAAACCCCGTATTTTTACTCGACGAAATTGACAAAGTAGGAAACGACTTCCGCGGAGACCCCGCCTCTGCTCTCCTCGAAGTACTTGACCCTGAACAAAATAACTCCTTCAACGACCACTTCCTTGAAGTAGATTATGACCTCTCCAAAGTAATGTTTATCTGCACCGCAAACTCCTTAGAGACAATTCACCCGGCCCTTCGGGATAGAATGGAAATCATTGAAATAAACGGCTACTCCTTAGAAGAAAAAGTTGAAATAGCCAAAAAACACCTTATTCCAAGCATTCGGGCAGAACATGGCCTCAAAGAAAAACAAGCCAGAATAGACATAAAAGCTATCCGATGGCTTATTGAACACTATACACGTGAATCCGGTGTACGAATGCTGAAACAACAAATCTCCGGAATCTTTAGAGGTATCGCAACCCGAATTGTGAAAGATGAAACCGCCGAAATCCGCGTAACGGAATCAATGGTAGAAACTTTCTTAGGAATCCCTAAATTCGATAAAGAACACAGCGAAGAATTGATATTGCCCGGTGTGAGCGTAGGCTTAGCATGGACACCAACCGGCGGCGATATTCTTTTCATCGAATCTACCTTAATCAAAGGAAACGGAAAGCTGAATATTACCGGCCAACTCGGTGATGTTATGAAAGAATCTGCTACCATAGCATTAACATTTTTAAAAGCGAATGCCGACCTTTTGAAAATATCCAATAAAGTCTTTGACCATTGGGACTTGCATTTACATGTTCCGGCAGGTGCTATTCCCAAAGACGGCCCCTCCGCCGGTATTGCAATGCTTTCTGCTTTTGCTTCTTTATTTACCCAACGGCTTGTGCGCTCTAATCTCGCCATGAGTGGAGAAATTACCCTGCGCGGTAAAGTTTTGCCGGTAGGCGGAATCAAAGAAAAATTGTTAGCAGCCGTAAGAGCGAATATCCGAGAAGTTATTTTATGCCACGAAAATAGAAAAGATGTATCTGAAATAAACCCGGAATACTTACAAGGGCTTAATGTTCACTACGTTAATACAATGCTGG